The sequence ACGGGGTCGTCCTCGGCAAGGAGCCGTTGCTTGTCGCGGTCGTGCCCCCGGTCGGCCGCGACGGGCTCGGCGCGGTCCTGGGTGCTGACGGCTGCCTCGAGCTTCTTGGTGACGCGGACCTGATGGGTCTGGGTGGTCGTCTCGACGTGCCAGTTGCCGAACGGCTCGTCGAGCAGCTGGTCGACTGCCGCCTCGGCCGCGGGACCGGCGAGCGCGTTGACGGTGTGGGCCTGCGTGTCGTCGTACGACGTGACCTGCAGGTGTCGCCCGGCCTTGAGATCGACGTAGCGCAGCTCCACCCGACGCACCTCGCGACCCTGCACGTGAGGGATCCGTTGGCCCTTCCGGCGCCCGGACGCGACGGCCCGGACCAGGGCCTCGGGATCGAGGAGCTGGCCGCGAGTGCGGGAGAGTGCGTCGAGCAGCGGTTCGGTCGCCATCAGCGAACCATCAGAAGAACGACGCGACGACGACGATGAGGATGAGAGCTCCCAACGCGACCGGGATGACAAGGCGGCGGTAGCGGGGATTCACCTCCTCATCGTAGGGCCGCTGCCGTCATCCACCACACTCGCGCAACCCGCGGGTGGTGGGGTCGTATGGCGCCTTCCACCCACGCAGAACACCGCACCAGCGACCACCAGACCCCACCACCCGCGGGTGACAGCGGTCGCGACCGTGCGTCACCACAGCTCGAGGGACGCGCCGAAGACGCCGGCCAGGTCCTCGGCGCTCACCTCGCGCGGCGCCGTCGCGAGCAGCCGCTGCTGCTTGAGCGCCCCCTCGACGAGGTCGTCGACGTCGCTCGCGAGATAGCCGACCTCGGCGAGGCCGTTGGGGATGTCGATGTCACGCATCAGCGCCCGGAGCACCGTCGGCAGGGCATCGGGGCCGGCGTCGGCGTCGGCACCGCTGCCGCCCAGCAACGCGGCCGCCCGCAGGTGGCGCTCAGGAGACGCCTCGAAGGTGAGCGCAAACGCCGCCGGCGCGGTGAGCGAGACCGCCATGCCGTGCGGCACGAGCGGCTCGTCCTGCGGATAGCCGGCCGGTCGGTAGTCGCGCACGCGGCCGGCGATCGGGTAGGCGCAGGCGTGCGGGATGTGCACCCCGGCGTTGCCGAAGCCGAGGCCGGCGAACGTGGCCGCCAGCGCCATCTGGCCGCGGGCGTGCTCGTCCGAGCCGTCCCGGACGGCCGTGCGGAACGACTCCCCGAGGAGGCTGAGGGACTTCTCGGCCCACATGTCCGCGATCGGGTTGGCGCCGCAGTAGGGCACCCGTTGCTCCGGGGTCTTGCGCTCGAAGTCGGCGAACCACCGCGCGGTGTAGCTCTCCAGGGCGTGGCACAGGATGTCCATCCCGCAGGCGGCCGTCACCATCGCCGGCTGGCTCATCGTCAGGTCGGGGTCGACGACCGCCAGGGTCGGCCGCAGCCGGGAGTGGCTGATCCCGGTCTTGACCTTGAGCGCCAGCACGTCGAGCACGCAGATGGTGGTCGACTCCGACCCGGTGCCGGTCGTGGTGGGCACTGCGACCATCGGCAGCAACGGGTTGGCCGGCGCCCCCCCGGCGCCCACGGGCGCGTTGATGTAGTCAAGCAGCTCGCCCTCGTTGGTGACGAGCAGGTTGACCGCCTTGGCGGTGTCGATCGCGGAGCCGCCACCGATCGCGACGATCGCGTCCCACGGCCCCCGCTCCCGGCCGAAGGCGATGGCCTCCTCGAGCGACTCGTCGGTGGGCTCCACGCGAGCACGGTCGAAGACATCGGTGTCGCACCCGCGTCGGGCGATCTGGCGCGCGATCCGCTCCGGGTGGCCGGTGGCGGCGACGCCCGGGTCGGTGACGACCAGCACCCGTGGGTGGGGGGCGGACAGCAGGGCGCGCAGGTCGTGGCCGATCTCGGCCGAGGCCCCCGAGCCGAACTTCAGGCCGGGCGCTGCATAGGTGAAGACCGACTCACTCACGGGCATCTCCGCTCTCCAGGGCAAACCTCACGACGTCGAGCACCTGCACTCGTCCGGCTTCGATGTCGGCCACCTCGACCCAGGCGACCTCGTCGGTGGTCCCGTCGACCTCGACGACCCGCGGGTCTGCGTCCGCGTCCACCCGTCCGTGGAAGACGAGGTGGACGCCGTGGAAGTCCTCCACCCGGCCGCTGGGCGCCTGCCCTGCGAAGTGGGTGTCGTGGACGCCGAGCAGCTCACCGACCTCACAGTCGACGCCACACTCCTCCTTGACCTCGCGGGCCAGTGCGTCGGCCGGCGGT comes from Nocardioides piscis and encodes:
- a CDS encoding hydroxyacid-oxoacid transhydrogenase, encoding MSESVFTYAAPGLKFGSGASAEIGHDLRALLSAPHPRVLVVTDPGVAATGHPERIARQIARRGCDTDVFDRARVEPTDESLEEAIAFGRERGPWDAIVAIGGGSAIDTAKAVNLLVTNEGELLDYINAPVGAGGAPANPLLPMVAVPTTTGTGSESTTICVLDVLALKVKTGISHSRLRPTLAVVDPDLTMSQPAMVTAACGMDILCHALESYTARWFADFERKTPEQRVPYCGANPIADMWAEKSLSLLGESFRTAVRDGSDEHARGQMALAATFAGLGFGNAGVHIPHACAYPIAGRVRDYRPAGYPQDEPLVPHGMAVSLTAPAAFALTFEASPERHLRAAALLGGSGADADAGPDALPTVLRALMRDIDIPNGLAEVGYLASDVDDLVEGALKQQRLLATAPREVSAEDLAGVFGASLELW